A single window of Candidatus Deferrimicrobium borealis DNA harbors:
- a CDS encoding cache domain-containing protein produces MFKHFLVLVCAALVTMLMVNPVNAQEPPPTSEKAKQIEALVNKAAALIESKGKAIFPEFRKKDSEWFRGDTYLFVYDLKSNVLLNAAFPAREGTNTTGQKDANGKLFHHEFIQVAESKGSGWVDYMFPKPGQTQPSRKWAYVKAVKVDGVPALVVSGFYPE; encoded by the coding sequence ATGTTCAAGCATTTTTTAGTTTTAGTTTGCGCCGCGCTTGTCACGATGCTGATGGTCAATCCAGTTAATGCGCAAGAACCTCCACCGACATCCGAGAAAGCAAAACAGATCGAAGCGCTGGTCAACAAGGCTGCGGCGCTAATCGAAAGTAAAGGCAAGGCAATCTTCCCCGAGTTCAGAAAGAAGGACTCCGAATGGTTCCGCGGCGACACATACTTGTTTGTCTACGATTTAAAATCGAACGTATTGCTCAATGCCGCATTTCCAGCGCGCGAAGGGACCAACACCACCGGCCAGAAAGATGCCAATGGCAAGTTATTTCATCACGAGTTTATTCAGGTGGCTGAATCCAAGGGATCGGGATGGGTCGACTACATGTTCCCGAAACCAGGGCAGACCCAACCGTCGCGGAAATGGGCCTACGTGAAGGCGGTTAAGGTGGATGGAGTTCCGGCCTTAGTCGTTTCGGGCTTCTATCCCGAGTAG
- a CDS encoding GYD domain-containing protein produces the protein MPTYIGLVKLTDQGIRNVKETTKRAKSFREMSEKGGVKVREILWTMGRYDIVLVVDAPNDETMSRLALGLGMLGNAKTETLKAFSAQEMDQILKGLP, from the coding sequence ATGCCGACCTACATCGGCCTGGTCAAGTTGACGGACCAGGGGATCCGGAATGTGAAGGAAACAACCAAACGTGCGAAAAGTTTCCGGGAGATGTCAGAGAAGGGGGGGGTGAAGGTCAGGGAGATCCTCTGGACCATGGGGCGTTATGACATCGTGCTGGTGGTCGATGCCCCCAATGACGAAACCATGAGCCGCCTGGCGTTGGGCCTGGGGATGTTGGGAAACGCCAAGACGGAGACACTCAAGGCCTTTTCTGCTCAGGAGATGGACCAGATCCTCAAGGGGCTTCCGTAG
- a CDS encoding sigma-54 dependent transcriptional regulator, translating to MKGTILLAEDDRNLRRVLQATLTREGYEVAATPDGAAAAEWLDTQRADALITDIRMPKMDGLALFRRCRERHPELPVILITAFGKIEDAVEAMRGGAFDYISKPFDEAELLRVVGNAVATSEAVDREGASAPAGEWFGMVGGSPAWLDVRKVIEKAAASPFSVLITGETGTGKELVARAIHRISGRRDGPFLKINGAAIPPTLWEAEMFGYEKGAFTGAAQSKPGRFELADGGTFFLDEVGEVPLAAQGKLLRVLEDGEFERVGGVKTLTADVRLICASNRDLKRETSLGRFREDLYYRVSGIPIHLPPLRDRREDLVPLAEFFLARTCRDLGVVRKALSPGTAEALDRYPWPGNIRELENAVARAVALSDDDSLTPADLCLGLAEPEATLSPADVEGERFHESVREHKRAVIRRAIAKAGGSKMRAAEILGLSPTYLSRLLRVLGVEGKGNGA from the coding sequence ATGAAAGGAACGATTCTTCTGGCGGAAGACGACCGGAATCTCCGTCGCGTCCTGCAGGCGACGCTGACGCGGGAGGGGTACGAGGTGGCGGCGACGCCGGACGGCGCGGCGGCGGCGGAGTGGCTCGACACGCAGCGGGCCGACGCCCTGATCACCGATATCCGGATGCCGAAGATGGACGGGCTCGCCCTCTTCCGGCGATGCCGCGAGCGGCACCCGGAGCTGCCGGTGATCCTCATCACCGCCTTCGGGAAGATCGAGGACGCGGTCGAGGCGATGCGGGGCGGAGCCTTCGACTACATCTCCAAGCCGTTCGACGAGGCGGAGCTGCTCCGCGTCGTCGGCAACGCGGTGGCCACGTCCGAGGCCGTCGATCGGGAGGGGGCGAGCGCCCCCGCGGGGGAATGGTTCGGGATGGTCGGCGGCTCCCCCGCCTGGCTCGACGTGCGGAAGGTGATCGAAAAGGCCGCGGCGTCGCCCTTCTCCGTCCTGATCACGGGGGAGACGGGCACGGGGAAGGAGCTGGTGGCGCGGGCGATCCACCGGATCAGCGGCCGGCGCGACGGGCCGTTCCTCAAGATCAACGGGGCCGCGATTCCCCCCACGCTGTGGGAGGCCGAGATGTTCGGCTACGAGAAGGGGGCGTTCACCGGGGCGGCCCAATCGAAGCCCGGCCGGTTCGAACTCGCCGACGGGGGGACCTTCTTTCTCGACGAGGTGGGCGAGGTGCCCCTCGCCGCCCAGGGGAAGCTGCTGCGGGTCCTCGAGGACGGGGAGTTCGAGCGGGTGGGGGGCGTGAAGACGCTGACCGCCGACGTGCGCCTGATCTGCGCGTCGAACCGGGACCTGAAGCGGGAGACTTCGCTGGGCAGGTTCCGCGAGGACCTCTACTACCGGGTGAGCGGGATCCCGATCCACCTCCCCCCGCTGCGGGATCGGCGAGAGGATCTCGTGCCGCTGGCGGAGTTCTTCCTCGCCCGAACGTGCCGGGACCTGGGCGTCGTCAGGAAGGCGCTTTCTCCGGGAACGGCGGAGGCGCTGGACCGATACCCATGGCCCGGCAACATCCGCGAGCTGGAAAACGCCGTCGCGCGCGCCGTGGCGCTCTCGGACGACGATTCGCTCACCCCGGCCGATCTGTGCCTCGGCCTGGCGGAGCCGGAGGCGACGCTCTCACCGGCCGACGTCGAGGGGGAGCGGTTCCACGAATCCGTGCGGGAGCACAAACGTGCGGTGATCCGGCGGGCGATCGCCAAGGCGGGGGGGAGCAAGATGCGCGCGGCGGAGATCCTCGGGCTCTCCCCGACCTACCTGTCCCGCCTTCTCCGCGTCCTCGGCGTGGAGGGGAAGGGGAACGGCGCGTGA
- a CDS encoding ATP-binding protein: MDYYAQGSLVAAVVAIAIAVYLRVFARGDAEARAFSDLSLFIFLWCFPEYLWKTLPSTFWHKVSLAGVMFIPPFALRYCGAAVRTRPRWLPAAFLAGVWASVAFAATIFYDPVLDSPLWNVAALLFVYPYLGAGLYVIVRHGFRDSPSAVERKKYQFLVVGGGIACLVAPLNFLPGTGVDFPPLAAFAVLVFFYFMATGILHLHFFELPDIVGRGIVLVIQIFAFAVAFGVMEVVSGRKFWFPLAGVFLISFFLLSFYPFLMRKLGGISADLLVRQSRRVQSVLSDFARKLPESTSLAEIGRTVEDALVQVPFVERASLWVRPEGGTDEGIGTLPVRPEEYVRAFTRFTKRYPALRILEHGGSKAADVAIWDDSFDASIPLFLRGTLLAVVLFHWRDKRPSFREMDLLIPFLDGIALAVENIRQQQRIQRREHFATVGELAAGLAHEVRTPAGVIKGAAQFLSREARPKEREFLDIIVEEADRLNGVVTEFLEYARPTERRPQTISLKEPVEKAIALLQRERGERMGAMRRHVLIQEPVPRVNADPAEIERVVYNLLTNAVEAMPGTGDLTVRVTSEGGEARIAVEDTGAGIPEADRPQLFRPFFTTRERGVGMGLAICRRIVEENGGSVSVETTPGRGSRFTVKLPEA; this comes from the coding sequence GTGGATTATTACGCGCAGGGGAGCCTGGTCGCGGCGGTGGTGGCGATCGCCATCGCGGTGTATCTGCGCGTCTTCGCCCGGGGCGATGCGGAGGCGAGGGCGTTCTCCGACCTTTCCCTTTTCATCTTCCTGTGGTGCTTCCCCGAGTACCTGTGGAAGACGCTCCCGTCGACCTTCTGGCACAAGGTGAGCCTGGCGGGAGTGATGTTCATCCCCCCGTTCGCCCTTCGCTACTGCGGCGCCGCGGTGCGGACCCGCCCGCGATGGCTCCCCGCCGCCTTCCTCGCCGGCGTCTGGGCGAGCGTCGCGTTCGCCGCGACGATCTTTTACGACCCGGTCCTCGACTCTCCCTTGTGGAACGTCGCCGCGCTCCTGTTCGTCTACCCGTACCTCGGCGCGGGCCTGTACGTCATCGTCCGCCACGGGTTCCGCGACTCCCCTTCCGCCGTGGAGCGGAAGAAGTACCAGTTCCTCGTCGTGGGGGGCGGGATCGCCTGCCTGGTGGCGCCGCTCAACTTCCTCCCCGGAACGGGAGTGGACTTTCCGCCGCTGGCGGCGTTCGCGGTTCTCGTCTTCTTCTATTTCATGGCGACGGGGATCCTGCACCTCCACTTCTTCGAGCTTCCCGACATCGTCGGGCGCGGGATCGTGCTGGTCATCCAGATCTTCGCCTTCGCCGTGGCCTTCGGGGTGATGGAGGTCGTCTCCGGCCGGAAGTTCTGGTTCCCCCTCGCGGGGGTGTTCCTCATCTCGTTCTTCCTGCTCTCGTTCTACCCTTTCCTGATGCGCAAGCTCGGCGGCATCTCCGCGGACCTGCTCGTCCGGCAGTCCCGCCGGGTCCAGTCGGTGTTGTCCGACTTCGCGCGGAAGCTGCCCGAATCGACATCGCTTGCGGAGATCGGGCGCACCGTGGAGGATGCCCTGGTGCAGGTCCCTTTCGTGGAGCGCGCGTCGCTGTGGGTCCGCCCCGAGGGTGGAACCGACGAGGGGATCGGAACGCTCCCCGTGCGGCCCGAAGAGTACGTGCGCGCCTTCACCCGCTTCACGAAGCGGTACCCCGCGTTGCGGATCCTGGAGCACGGCGGGTCGAAGGCCGCGGATGTGGCGATCTGGGACGATTCGTTCGACGCCTCGATCCCCCTCTTCCTCCGCGGGACGCTCCTTGCGGTCGTTCTGTTCCATTGGCGCGACAAGCGACCGTCGTTCCGGGAGATGGACCTGCTCATCCCCTTCCTCGACGGGATCGCGCTGGCGGTGGAGAACATCCGGCAGCAGCAGCGGATCCAGCGCCGGGAGCACTTCGCGACGGTCGGGGAACTGGCGGCGGGGCTGGCCCACGAGGTCCGCACGCCGGCGGGGGTGATCAAGGGGGCGGCGCAGTTCCTCTCCCGCGAGGCGCGTCCGAAGGAGCGGGAGTTCCTCGACATCATCGTCGAGGAGGCGGATCGGCTGAACGGCGTGGTCACGGAGTTCCTCGAGTACGCCCGCCCGACGGAGCGCAGGCCGCAGACGATCTCGCTGAAGGAGCCGGTGGAGAAGGCGATCGCCCTCCTCCAGCGGGAGCGCGGGGAGCGGATGGGAGCAATGCGCCGGCACGTGCTGATCCAGGAGCCGGTTCCGCGGGTCAACGCGGACCCGGCCGAGATCGAGCGGGTGGTCTACAATCTCCTGACGAACGCGGTCGAGGCGATGCCGGGGACCGGGGATCTCACCGTCCGCGTGACCTCGGAAGGCGGGGAGGCGCGGATCGCGGTCGAGGACACGGGCGCGGGGATCCCGGAGGCGGACCGGCCCCAGCTCTTCCGCCCGTTCTTCACGACGCGGGAGCGCGGCGTGGGGATGGGGCTGGCCATCTGCCGGCGGATCGTCGAGGAGAACGGCGGGTCCGTCTCGGTGGAGACGACCCCCGGACGTGGAAGCCGGTTCACCGTGAAGCTTCCGGAGGCGTGA
- a CDS encoding superoxide dismutase codes for MPYVAKDFGALVGMDGFSEALLKNHFTLYQGYVTNTNKLSDLIGRILAEGKTATPEYAELKRRFGWEWNGMRLHEFYFENLGGKGVLDPASKLGKAVAAEFGSVEKWEADFRAAGAMRGIGWVVLYQDRLGGRLFNQWVTEHDVGNPAGAVPVLVMDVFEHAFMVDYGLKRADYIAAFFRNVNWKAAEARL; via the coding sequence ATGCCCTACGTTGCGAAGGATTTCGGGGCGCTGGTCGGAATGGACGGTTTCAGCGAGGCGCTGCTGAAGAACCATTTCACGCTATACCAGGGATACGTGACGAATACGAACAAGCTGTCGGACCTTATAGGGAGGATACTCGCCGAGGGGAAGACGGCCACCCCGGAGTATGCCGAGCTGAAGCGCCGCTTCGGGTGGGAGTGGAACGGGATGCGCCTGCATGAGTTCTACTTCGAAAACCTGGGCGGCAAGGGTGTCCTCGACCCGGCCTCGAAGCTGGGGAAAGCGGTCGCCGCGGAGTTCGGCAGCGTGGAGAAGTGGGAGGCGGATTTCCGGGCCGCAGGCGCGATGCGCGGGATCGGCTGGGTCGTCCTCTACCAGGACCGGTTGGGCGGCCGCCTCTTCAACCAGTGGGTCACCGAGCACGACGTGGGGAACCCGGCCGGGGCGGTCCCGGTCCTTGTCATGGACGTGTTCGAGCACGCCTTCATGGTCGATTACGGGTTGAAGCGGGCCGACTACATCGCGGCGTTTTTCCGGAACGTGAACTGGAAGGCGGCCGAGGCTCGGCTCTGA
- a CDS encoding MucR family transcriptional regulator: MDKKALLELTTDIVSAHASVNEMGKEELLEELQSVFQKLLSLAGSEGGEGAEVSGELKPAVPVNKAFGADKVICLVCGKGFTTLKKHIAVSHQMAPKEYRKAFGVPSKTPLVARKYSEAKRKIAQDKGLAKKLAEGRKKKAGK; this comes from the coding sequence ATGGACAAGAAGGCGCTGTTGGAGCTCACGACGGATATTGTATCCGCACACGCTTCGGTAAACGAGATGGGGAAGGAAGAACTTCTCGAGGAATTGCAGTCCGTGTTCCAGAAGTTACTGAGCCTTGCCGGATCCGAGGGCGGGGAAGGGGCGGAAGTCTCCGGGGAGTTAAAGCCGGCCGTTCCGGTGAACAAGGCGTTCGGCGCCGACAAGGTCATTTGCCTTGTTTGCGGCAAGGGATTCACAACGCTGAAAAAGCATATCGCCGTCAGCCACCAGATGGCGCCGAAGGAGTACCGGAAGGCGTTCGGCGTCCCGTCGAAGACCCCCCTCGTCGCCCGGAAATATTCCGAGGCGAAGAGGAAGATCGCCCAGGATAAGGGGCTTGCGAAGAAACTGGCGGAAGGCCGGAAGAAGAAGGCGGGGAAGTAA
- a CDS encoding MFS transporter: MYNGEIPGGKDGPVTDRAPITPPPAGGAPIPTPVLVACALTLVLYLGAYMRLPLVPLFARGLGASTVDVGMINAGFMLAAAALALPLGLMSDRLGRERLILAGMGISCLTSLFLLVARTPLHVGLIYLFSGVGLACFSPAMMSHVGDSSPPNFLGRAYGWYTSALYLGMAIGPGFGGAVATKGFGTAFAVSAAIIGTGVIVAGFRVGNPATPPPRPSVGGNLRADFGEILRNRAVLGCWVATFFSTYAWGSLFAFFPLYAKDLGISIAQTGLIFTTQAGVNALCRIPIGHLQDRTGNRRSFILWGNALFGLCIALTGAARGPLPLYLLFAGVGATMAATFTAVGAVLSESVATRVRGLAMGGYNTCIYGGFMASAATLGFVIQRMGYAAGFAVAGLSCAVATAGVAGLLSRTRRA, translated from the coding sequence TTGTACAATGGCGAAATTCCAGGGGGAAAGGACGGACCCGTCACCGATCGCGCCCCCATAACCCCGCCGCCTGCCGGTGGCGCACCGATCCCGACGCCCGTCCTCGTCGCGTGCGCTCTGACACTCGTCCTGTACCTCGGGGCCTACATGCGCCTCCCCCTGGTCCCGTTGTTCGCGCGGGGTCTGGGAGCCTCCACCGTCGACGTCGGAATGATCAACGCCGGCTTCATGCTGGCGGCCGCCGCCCTCGCGCTCCCGCTGGGGCTTATGTCCGACCGTCTCGGGCGGGAGCGTCTCATCCTCGCCGGGATGGGGATCTCCTGCCTGACCTCCCTCTTTCTGCTCGTGGCCCGGACTCCCCTGCACGTCGGGCTGATCTACCTTTTCTCGGGGGTGGGGCTCGCCTGCTTCTCCCCCGCGATGATGTCCCACGTGGGGGACTCCAGCCCGCCGAACTTCCTCGGGCGGGCGTACGGGTGGTATACCTCCGCCCTTTACCTCGGGATGGCCATTGGACCGGGCTTCGGCGGAGCCGTGGCGACGAAAGGGTTCGGGACCGCCTTCGCGGTCTCCGCCGCGATCATCGGCACGGGGGTGATCGTGGCGGGCTTCCGTGTCGGGAACCCGGCCACGCCTCCCCCGCGTCCTTCGGTGGGCGGGAATCTCCGCGCGGATTTCGGCGAGATCCTCCGCAACCGGGCCGTCCTGGGCTGCTGGGTCGCCACCTTCTTCTCGACCTACGCGTGGGGGTCGCTGTTCGCCTTCTTCCCCCTGTACGCGAAGGACCTCGGGATCTCGATCGCCCAGACCGGCCTCATCTTCACGACCCAGGCGGGCGTCAACGCCCTCTGCCGCATCCCGATCGGCCACCTCCAGGACCGAACGGGGAACCGGCGCTCCTTCATCCTCTGGGGGAACGCCCTGTTCGGGCTCTGCATCGCCCTCACCGGGGCGGCACGGGGGCCGCTGCCGCTCTACCTTCTCTTCGCCGGCGTCGGCGCCACGATGGCGGCGACGTTCACGGCGGTCGGCGCCGTCCTGTCGGAATCGGTGGCCACGCGCGTCCGGGGATTGGCGATGGGGGGGTACAACACCTGCATCTACGGCGGATTCATGGCCTCCGCGGCCACGCTCGGATTCGTGATCCAGCGGATGGGGTACGCCGCGGGGTTCGCGGTCGCCGGGCTGTCGTGCGCCGTCGCGACGGCCGGAGTGGCCGGGTTATTGTCGCGAACGCGCCGCGCCTGA
- a CDS encoding nitronate monooxygenase family protein, with amino-acid sequence MELPELTIGRFKAKIPIVQGGMSVRVSTSSLAAAVADCGGIGTIGGSGIPIDELQEDIRKAKRMTSGIVAVNVMFAVKQFMEVVKASIEAGVDMIVTGAGFSRDVFKVGKDHNVPIVSIVSSPEFGKLAERSGADAIVVEAKEAGGHLGTDRPLRELFPEVRKVVKKVPLIAAGGITDGYEIAEMLGKFGADAVQMATRFVLTKECDVSERFKQAYLNARKEDVVLMKSPVGLPGRAIRNPFLDRLFGGGDVYDGKCRRGCLKSCSHSFCIIDRLDLSRGGDTEEGLVFSGENVWRIKDIPSVKELIDRLVAEAESVYAPASATASA; translated from the coding sequence GTGGAGCTTCCGGAACTTACCATCGGCCGGTTCAAGGCAAAGATACCCATTGTCCAGGGAGGGATGTCGGTCCGCGTCTCCACGTCGTCGCTGGCGGCGGCGGTCGCCGACTGCGGCGGGATCGGCACGATCGGGGGCTCCGGGATTCCGATCGACGAACTGCAGGAGGACATCCGCAAGGCGAAACGGATGACGAGCGGCATCGTGGCCGTCAACGTCATGTTCGCGGTCAAGCAGTTCATGGAAGTGGTGAAGGCGTCGATCGAGGCGGGCGTGGACATGATCGTCACCGGGGCCGGGTTCTCCCGCGACGTCTTCAAGGTGGGGAAGGATCACAACGTCCCCATCGTCTCCATCGTCTCCTCCCCGGAGTTCGGCAAGCTCGCGGAGCGAAGCGGCGCGGACGCGATCGTCGTGGAGGCGAAGGAGGCCGGCGGCCACCTGGGGACCGACCGGCCGCTGCGGGAATTATTCCCCGAGGTTCGCAAGGTGGTGAAGAAGGTCCCCCTGATCGCCGCGGGCGGGATCACGGACGGCTACGAGATCGCGGAGATGTTGGGGAAGTTCGGCGCCGACGCGGTGCAGATGGCCACGCGCTTCGTCCTCACGAAGGAGTGCGACGTGTCCGAACGCTTCAAGCAGGCGTACCTCAACGCCCGCAAGGAGGATGTGGTCCTGATGAAATCCCCGGTGGGGCTGCCCGGGCGCGCGATCCGGAATCCGTTCCTGGACCGCTTGTTCGGTGGAGGGGACGTCTACGACGGGAAGTGCCGCCGCGGGTGCCTGAAGAGCTGCAGCCACAGCTTCTGCATCATCGACCGCCTCGACTTGTCGCGCGGCGGGGACACGGAGGAAGGGCTGGTCTTCTCGGGGGAGAACGTCTGGAGGATCAAGGACATCCCGAGCGTGAAGGAGTTGATCGACCGCCTCGTCGCCGAGGCCGAGAGCGTGTACGCCCCGGCGTCCGCCACCGCGTCGGCCTGA
- a CDS encoding MBL fold metallo-hydrolase — protein MGFHVTPLRSGSSGNLTLVEHAGTVLLVDAGLPSQRGLVAALSEVDRAWDDVDALLVSHLHSDHVNGSAVGCCARFEIPIHLHRKNLDGFSKKVLSRSPGSCPVRPFTDGETFTIGAIGIEPFRVPHDARGVTCGFVLTSASRDVRVSMATDLGQNENGLFERFLDSDLILIEANYDEEMLNRSPRLDRGRVGSNVGHFSNSQAGTFLVRVLQESRKAPQAVVLCHLSADHNTPELARRTVREILSGHRFGDVPVHAARREGPSRKFTV, from the coding sequence ATGGGATTCCACGTCACGCCGTTGCGCAGCGGAAGCTCCGGGAACCTGACGCTCGTGGAGCACGCGGGGACCGTCCTGCTGGTCGACGCGGGGTTGCCGTCCCAACGAGGTCTCGTGGCCGCCCTCTCCGAGGTCGACCGCGCCTGGGACGACGTGGACGCGCTGCTCGTCTCCCACCTCCACAGCGACCATGTGAACGGCTCCGCGGTGGGATGCTGCGCCCGGTTCGAGATTCCGATCCACCTCCACCGGAAAAACCTGGACGGCTTTTCGAAGAAGGTCCTCTCCCGGTCCCCCGGTTCCTGCCCTGTACGCCCCTTCACCGACGGAGAGACGTTCACGATCGGGGCGATCGGGATCGAGCCGTTCCGCGTTCCCCACGACGCACGGGGAGTCACCTGCGGGTTTGTCCTCACCTCGGCCTCCCGGGACGTCCGCGTTTCGATGGCGACCGACCTCGGCCAGAACGAGAACGGCCTCTTCGAGCGGTTCCTCGACAGCGACCTGATCCTGATCGAGGCGAACTACGACGAAGAGATGCTGAACCGGAGCCCCCGGCTCGACCGGGGACGGGTGGGGTCGAACGTGGGGCACTTCTCGAACTCCCAGGCCGGAACATTCCTCGTCCGTGTCCTCCAGGAGAGCAGAAAAGCGCCGCAGGCCGTCGTCCTGTGCCACTTGAGCGCGGACCACAACACCCCGGAACTGGCCCGCCGCACCGTTCGGGAGATCCTCTCCGGCCACCGCTTCGGCGACGTGCCGGTCCACGCGGCGCGAAGGGAAGGACCGTCGAGGAAGTTCACCGTTTAG
- the glgB gene encoding 1,4-alpha-glucan branching protein GlgB yields the protein MKTTLSKKDLDLLVGARHWDPFSVLGPHIVEKEGKRFVSVRAIQPRARGIQMVRDTGAAQRVSMTRIHPDGVFEAHFPHDTEIFPYRLEITGTDGYRWTQHDPYAFGTVLTDFDIHLLSEGSHLAQYEKLGSHVVDLGGTRGTAFAVWAPNAERVSVVCNFNHWDGRVHPMRNRGESGIWEIFLPGVVEEEVYKYEIRSRGTGELLAKTDPFGFRFELPPRTGTIVCTIDGHKWGDAAWMEERPRRNVLEAPVAVYEAHLGSWKRKEGEGGPYLTYRELADDLVPYVKEMGYTHIELLPVAEHPFDGSWGYQVLGYFAPTSRHGPPDEFMEFVDRCHREGIGVIVDWVPAHFPRDAHGLARFDGTHLYEHADPRMGEHRDWGTLIFNYGRREVANFLLSNALFWLDKYHIDGLRVDAVASMLYLDYSRKPGEWVPNVYGGNENLEAIAFLKRMNELVYERHPGAITVAEESTAWPAVSRPTYLGGLGFTLKWNMGWMHDMLSFIEKDPIHRKYHFGQLTFALLYAFHENFVLPFSHDEVVHLKRSMLDKLPGDLWGKFANLRLLYAYMYAHPGKKLLFMGGEFAQWEEWHHDRSLSWDLLRWDTHLGVQQFVRDLNRLYREVPALHEVDFRPEGFEWIDFRDVDNSVVSFLRRGKDPDDAVVCVFNFTPAPREKYRVGVPWSGRYREALNSDAAAYGGSNAGNGGSVAAESVPWMGHLHSVSLTLPPLGALFLLPER from the coding sequence ATGAAGACAACCCTCAGTAAGAAGGACCTCGACCTCCTCGTCGGCGCCCGTCACTGGGACCCCTTCTCCGTCCTCGGCCCCCATATCGTAGAGAAAGAGGGGAAACGTTTCGTCTCCGTCCGTGCGATCCAGCCCCGGGCCCGCGGGATCCAGATGGTGCGCGACACCGGCGCGGCGCAGCGCGTCTCCATGACCCGCATCCACCCCGACGGGGTGTTCGAAGCGCACTTCCCGCACGACACGGAGATCTTCCCGTACCGGCTCGAGATCACCGGCACGGACGGTTACCGATGGACGCAGCACGACCCCTACGCGTTCGGGACGGTCCTCACCGATTTCGACATCCACCTCCTCTCCGAAGGGAGCCACCTGGCGCAGTACGAGAAGCTGGGGAGCCACGTCGTCGACCTCGGCGGAACCCGGGGCACGGCGTTCGCGGTGTGGGCGCCCAACGCGGAGCGCGTCTCCGTCGTCTGCAATTTCAACCATTGGGACGGCCGCGTGCACCCGATGCGCAACCGGGGAGAGTCCGGGATCTGGGAGATCTTCCTCCCCGGCGTCGTCGAGGAGGAGGTCTACAAATATGAGATCCGCTCCCGGGGCACGGGCGAACTGCTGGCAAAGACCGACCCGTTCGGCTTCCGGTTCGAGCTCCCGCCGCGGACGGGGACGATCGTCTGCACCATTGACGGCCACAAGTGGGGCGACGCGGCGTGGATGGAGGAACGGCCGCGGCGAAACGTCCTCGAAGCCCCCGTGGCGGTCTACGAGGCCCACCTCGGTTCCTGGAAGCGGAAGGAGGGCGAGGGGGGGCCGTACCTGACGTACCGGGAGCTGGCCGACGACCTCGTGCCATACGTCAAGGAGATGGGGTATACCCACATCGAACTCCTCCCGGTGGCGGAACATCCGTTCGACGGTTCGTGGGGGTACCAGGTGCTCGGGTACTTCGCCCCGACGTCCCGACACGGCCCCCCGGACGAGTTCATGGAGTTCGTCGATCGGTGCCATCGGGAAGGGATCGGAGTGATCGTCGACTGGGTGCCGGCCCACTTCCCCCGCGATGCCCACGGGCTGGCGCGGTTCGACGGGACCCACCTCTACGAGCACGCCGACCCGCGCATGGGGGAACACCGCGACTGGGGGACGCTCATCTTCAACTACGGACGCCGGGAGGTGGCGAACTTCCTTCTCTCGAACGCCCTTTTCTGGCTCGACAAGTACCACATCGACGGCCTGCGGGTGGACGCCGTGGCATCGATGCTCTACCTCGACTACTCCCGGAAACCGGGGGAGTGGGTCCCGAACGTCTACGGGGGGAACGAGAACCTCGAGGCGATCGCCTTTCTCAAGCGGATGAACGAACTGGTGTACGAGCGGCACCCCGGCGCGATCACGGTGGCGGAGGAGTCGACCGCCTGGCCGGCCGTGTCGCGGCCGACGTACCTCGGCGGCCTGGGGTTCACCCTCAAGTGGAACATGGGATGGATGCACGACATGCTCTCCTTCATCGAGAAGGATCCGATCCACCGGAAATACCACTTCGGCCAGCTCACGTTCGCCCTGCTGTACGCCTTCCACGAAAACTTCGTCCTCCCCTTCTCCCACGACGAGGTGGTGCACCTGAAGCGCTCGATGCTCGACAAGCTGCCGGGCGACCTGTGGGGGAAGTTCGCCAACCTCCGGCTCCTCTACGCCTACATGTACGCCCACCCCGGGAAGAAGCTCCTTTTCATGGGGGGGGAGTTCGCCCAGTGGGAGGAGTGGCACCACGACCGGTCGCTCTCCTGGGACCTGCTGCGGTGGGACACCCACCTGGGGGTGCAGCAGTTCGTCCGCGACCTGAACCGCCTCTACCGGGAAGTCCCCGCGCTCCACGAGGTCGACTTCCGCCCCGAAGGCTTCGAGTGGATCGACTTCCGGGACGTGGACAACAGCGTCGTCTCGTTCCTGCGCCGCGGGAAAGATCCGGACGACGCCGTCGTGTGCGTCTTCAACTTCACCCCCGCTCCGAGGGAGAAGTACCGCGTCGGCGTCCCCTGGTCCGGGCGATACCGCGAGGCGCTCAACAGCGACGCCGCCGCCTACGGCGGGAGCAACGCCGGGAACGGCGGCTCCGTCGCGGCGGAGAGCGTCCCGTGGATGGGGCATCTCCACTCCGTCTCCCTCACGCTTCCCCCGCTGGGCGCGCTCTTCCTCCTGCCCGAGCGTTAA